Proteins encoded in a region of the Cardiocondyla obscurior isolate alpha-2009 linkage group LG18, Cobs3.1, whole genome shotgun sequence genome:
- the LOC139109585 gene encoding kinesin-like protein KIF13A isoform X1 has protein sequence MATDKIKVAVRVRPFNRRELELCTQCVVEMTGQQTILHHPTTMDKIDRNKPKTFAFDHCFYSLDPGLDNFASQDIVFDALGRDILDNAFQGYNACIFAYGQTGSGKSYTMMGSGDNKGIIPRLCDNLFDMIAKQQSSELTYKVEVSYMEIYNEKVHDLLDPKPNKQSLKVREHNVLGPYVDGLSQLAVTSFQDIDNLMAEGNKSRTVAATNMNSESSRSHAVFSVILTQTLTDLKSGVSGEKVSRMSLVDLAGSERAVKTGAVGDRLKEGSNINKSLTTLGLVISKLADQNSGSNKKKDNFVPYRDSVLTWLLKDNLGGNSKTVMVATISPAADNYEETLSTLRYADRAKRIVNHAVVNEDPNARIIRELRQEVETLKEMLLHATGSIVGQQRTDITEKLSESERLMKEMSQTWEEKLVKTERLQHERQQALEKMGISVQASGIQVEKSKYYLVNLNDDPSMNELLVYYLKERTLVGGRSAKREQDIQLHGLGILPEHCVITIEESGLYMTPLNGARCFVNGTQVVNKTLLQHGDRIVWGNHHFFRVNCPRTGTAINSEPQTPAQNIDYNFAREELMLNELSNDPIQRAIARLEKQHEEDKQVALEKQRLEYERQFQQLRNILSPSTPYSPYVPYDPLRGSQSGKLPACTPTTQMRVEKWAQERDEMFKRSLGQLKTDILKANALVQEANVLAEEMGKQTKFSVTLQIPPNNLSPNRKSVFFQRGAFVSEPAILVKKMNMGSQVWSMEKLENKLVDMRDMYEERKDPHNCQRLSTIKDEVPGKTQDPFYESQENHNLIGVANIFLEVLFHDVRLDYHTPIISQQGEVAGRLQVEISRISGQFPQDRICEAASESSADSTSSEPEDYSGGSSHITCRVTIKQATGLPLSLSHFVFCQYMFWNHPEPIAVPPMVNAEIPSSNCVTGQRDSLAFKFNDTRDFTVPITEEFMEHVAEGALSIEVWGHRSAGFSRSKPGWEVEQQQLAKARSLADRWSELTRKIELWVEIQELNEQGEYSPVEVTVKQDTCTGGIYQVRQGQQRRIQVRVKPVQNSGTLPIICQSILNIAVGSVSVRNRLQMPLDSYQDEDLSILRDKWSDALMRRRQYLDQQIQKLINKQDKTEQDMEREQSLVDQWVSLTEERNAVLVPAAGSGIPGAPADWTPPAGMEPHIPVLFLDLNADDLSTHQSGEEVSVTGLNSILPKEHGNKFYNLPIIRHLEKDVCAIAAWDSSIHDNVHLNRVTDANERVFLILKTTVRLSHPAPMDLVLRKRLALNIYKRQSITDRIFKRIVRNDCLAQTGVTYEVVSNIPKASEELEDRESLAQIAASGEDTSLCDGETYIEKYTRGVSAVESILTLDRLRQSVAIKELLQAQGQPLMRKTASVPNFSQIMRFDMSMDSLNVTRSESVTDLNMENGLPHPRRASTGHTRNEDNFISAPPKTFGIGSILNSARPTFLNLNLNLNSLTRLQQSTSAKSSPNMVSSKLGPRMTTLHEETLNVGNQASTPNDDNEEKSDADYSEYEAYQAPPKPIKPLTSSRTLDSLVELQSTKMNTPSMSSSGYGSQAVSTTNLTSDDSISIKSISVDETPDHEYRNLLDSKKPEKMDSSLVEETPEEYLSEVNALDNLNISQSTEEHTRKNVEEMVTYIDTDIDSPNSSTKSESEGNILHIDSQRKSIHEQILRDRKNEMEISQTSNSGDDSPMEGTSVIHTKLPPGKVVRRRKTSNGTGRPTSSQHRASFPMVRPQLSESKAAVHLEQTLQPNMQYENGDNSSSERIDGDDDKSSAFGSKHDLTRVEAPLPDWIVVGESVLVRPYSYSGVIAYVGPTEFASGTWIGVELDAPTGKNDGAVNGHRYFTCRSKCGIFVKMDKLIQDRRGRALRSYTKQEPTPTPSTSMRRSVSKGEGLHSLHRSRSRGEGLSTTGTRSFPRGK, from the exons GAACAAGCCGAAGACCTTCGCTTTTGATCACTGCTTCTATTCCTTGGATCCCGGACTGGACAATTTTGCGAGTCAAGATATCGTTTTCGACGCCTTGGGTCGTGACATTTTGGACAATGCGTTTCAGGGTTACAATGCTTGCATATTCGCCTACGGACAAACCG GGTCTGGAAAATCTTACACGATGATGGGCAGCGGCGACAACAAGGGGATAATTCCACGGTTATGCGACAATCTCTTTGACATGATAGCGAAGCAGCAAAGTTCCGAGCTCACGTACAAGGTCGAGGTATCTTATATGGAGATCTACAATGAAAAAGTGCACGATCTTCTTGATCCGAAACCAAATAAGCAATCACTCAAAGTTCGAGAGCACAACGTCTTAGGGCCCTACGTGGACGGACTGAGCCAATTGGCGGTCACTTCTTTCCAG GATATTGACAACCTCATGGCGGAGGGCAATAAATCGCGAACGGTCGCTGCGACAAATATGAATTCCGAAAGCTCCCGTTCGCATGCAGTATTCTCAGTCATTCTCACGCAAACTCTGACGGATTTGAAGAGCGGAGTCAGCGGGGAGAAGGTCTCGCGGATGAGTTTGGTAGATTTAGCTGGGAGCGAAAGGGCTGTGAAAACTGGAGCAGTAGGTGATAGGCTTAAAGAAGGGAGCAATATTAACAA GTCTTTAACGACGTTGGGTCTAGTCATTTCAAAGTTGGCGGATCAAAATTCCGGCAgcaataaaaagaaggatAATTTTGTGCCCTACAGAGATTCTGTTCTTACATGGCTCTTAAAG GATAATCTTGGTGGCAATAGCAAAACTGTTATGGTAGCCACAATATCTCCGGCTGCCGATAATTATGAGGAAACGCTATCGACTCTCCGATATGCTGACAGAGCAAAGAGGATAGTCAATCATGCTGTGGTTAACGAGGATCCGAATGCAAGAATTATTCGCGAACTCAGACAAGAAGTTGAAACATTGAAGGAGATGTTGTTGCACGCCAcc GGATCGATTGTCGGCCAACAACGCACAGATATTACGGAAAAGCTATCAGAATCGGAACGATTGATGAAGGAAATGTCACAGACGTGGGAAGAAAAGCTAGTGAAAACCGAAAGACTACAACACGAAAGACAGCAGGCTTTGGAAAAAATGGGAATAAGCGTGCAAGCGTCTGGTATTCAAGTAGAGAAGAGCAAATACTACCTAGTTAATTTAAACGACGATCCAAGTATGAATGAATTGTTGGTTTATTACCTTAAG GAGAGGACTCTCGTAGGTGGTCGTTCAGCTAAGAGGGAACAAGACATTCAATTACACGGTTTGGGTATTCTGCCAGAACATTGCGTTATTACGATAGAAGAATCAGGCTTGTACATGACACCGTTAAATGGTGCTCGATGTTTTGTGAACGGCACGCAAGTTGTAAATAAAACCCTTCTACAACATGGTGATAGGATCGTTTGGGGAAATCATCATTTCTTCAGAGTTAACTGCCCAAGAACTGGTACAG CAATCAACAGCGAACCGCAAACTCCCGCACAAAACATAGACTACAATTTCGCCAGAGAAGAGCTCATGCTCAATGAACTTTCAAATGATCCGATTCAGAGAGCTATAGCAAGATTGGAAAAACAACATGAAGAAGATAAGCag gttGCACTCGAAAAACAGAGACTGGAATATGAACGACAGTTTCAGCAATTACGCAATATACTATCTCCCTCTACGCCATATTCGCCTTACGTACCTTACGATCCTCTAAGAGGTAGTCAAAGTGGGAAACTTCCGGCTTGTACACCAACGACTCAAATGCGAGTTGAAAAATGGGCTCAAGAACGAGATGAGATGTTCAAGCGTAGTTTGGGTCAATTGAAAACGGATATCCTGAAGGCTAACGCATTGGTACAAGAGGCTAATGTTCTAGCTGAAGAGATGGGCAAACAGACGAAATTTAGCGTCACACTACAAATTCCTCCGAATAATCTAAGTCCGAATAGAAAG AGTGTATTTTTTCAGCGGGGCGCATTTGTCAGTGAGCCTGCAATTTTagtaaagaagatgaatatgGGAAGTCAAGTTTGGTCTATGGAaaagttagaaaataaattagttgACATGCGAGATATGTACGAGGAAAGAAAGGATCCTCACAATTGTCAACGATTATCTACGATTaag gacgAAGTACCTGGAAAAACACAAGATCCGTTTTACGAATCCCAGGAAAATCACAATCTTATCGGAgttgcaaatattttcttagAAGTGTTATTCCACGATGTGCGGTTAGATTATCACACTCCGATTATTAGTCAGCAAGGAGAAGTCGCTGGTCGGTTACAAGTCGAAATAAGTCGTATATCCGGTCAATTTCCTCAAGATCGGATTTGTGAAGCTGCTTCGGAATCTTCCGCGGATTCAACATCTTCCGAACCAGAAGACTATTCCGGAGGATCTAGCCACATTACTTGTCGTGTAACGATAAAACAAGCTACCGGATTACCACTCTCGTTAAGTCATTTTGTGTTTTGTCAATACATGTTTTGGAATCATCCAGAACCAATAGCGGTTCCGCCTATGGTAAATGCGGAGATACCCAGTTCGAATTGCGTCACTGGACAAAGAGATTCTTTGGCGTTCAAGTTTAATGATACAAGAGATTTTACTGTACCTATCACGGAGGAGTTTATGGAACATGTTGCTG aagggGCATTGAGTATAGAAGTATGGGGCCATCGCAGCGCAGGTTTTTCACGCAGTAAACCTGGATGGGAAGTGGAACAGCAACAACTCGCGAAAGCTAGATCACTCGCTGATCGATGGTCTGAATTAAcgcgaaaaattgaattatggGTGGAGATACAAGAACTCAATGAACAAGGAGAATATTCACCTGTTGAAGTTACAGTGAAGCAAGATACATGCACAG gTGGTATTTATCAAGTTCGACAAGGCCAACAACGTCGAATACAAGTTCGAGTGAAACCAGTACAAAATTCCGGAACTTTACCAATCATCTGCCAATCGATATTAAACATAGCCGTTGGGAGTGTATCAGTACGAAATCGATTGCAAATGCCGTTAGATAGTTATCAAGATGAGGATCTGAGTATATTGAGAGATAAGTGGAGTGACGCTCTAATGAGGAGACGACAATATCTTGATCAACAAATTCAGAAACTCATCAATAAACAAG ataaaacGGAACAGGATATGGAGCGAGAACAAAGTCTCGTAGATCAGTGGGTCAGTTTGACGGAGGAACGGAACGCCGTTTTAGTTCCCGCAGCAGGTTCAGGTATTCCCGGTGCTCCTGCCGACTGGACTCCTCCTGCAGGGATGGAGCCACATATTCCCGTATTATTTCTTGATCTCAATG cCGATGATCTCTCAACGCATCAGTCGGGAGAAGAAGTGTCGGTAACAGGATTAAACTCGATTCTACCTAAGGAACACGGAAACAAATTCTATAACCTGCCTATTATTCGGCATTTAGAGAAAGACGTATGTGCCATTGCTGCTTGGGATTCTAGTATACATGACAACGTACATCTCAATAGAGTGACCGAtg CGAACGAAAGAGTCTTTCTAATTTTGAAAACTACCGTTCGCTTGTCGCATCCTGCACCAATGGACCTTGTGTTACGTAAAAGATTAGCTTTAAACATCTACAAGAGGCAAAGCATTACAGATAGAATTTTTAAGAGAATTGTTCGAAATGATTGCTTGGCGCAAACCGGCGTCACTTACGAGGTAGTTTCGAACATACCGAAAGCGAGCGAAGAGTTGGAAGATCGCGAGAGTTTGGCGCAGATTGCTGCTAGCGGGGAAGATACTAGCTTATGTGACGGAGAAACTTATAtag AAAAATACACTCGCGGTGTATCCGCCGTCGAAAGTATATTAACATTGGACCGATTAAGACAAAGCGTTGCTATAAAAGAATTGCTACAAGCGCAGGGACAACCATTAATGCGAAAGACTGCAAGTGTTCCGAACTTCTCTcag ATTATGAGATTCGATATGTCAATGGATTCGTTGAATGTTACTCGTTCGGAGAGTGTGACAGATCTTAATATGGAAAACGGTCTTCCGCATCCGCGACGTGCGTCCACAGGTCATACAAGAAATGAGGATAACTTTATATCTGCACCGCCAAAGACATTTGGAATCg GCTCCATTCTGAACTCAG CGAGACCAACTTTCCTGAATCTGAACCTGAATCTCAACTCATTGACACGTCTTCAACAATCTACCTCTGCCAAGT CATCTCCAAATATGGTCAGCAGTAAATTGGGTCCTCGTATGACCACATTACACGAGGAAACCTTAAACGTGGGAAATCAAGCATCTACTCCTAACGATGACAACGAGGAGAAAAGCGACGCCGATTATTCTGAATATGAGGCATATCAG GCTCCGCCAAAACCGATCAAGCCGCTAACTTCGTCACGCACGTTGGATTCTCTGGTCGAACTACAATCGACGAAAATGAATACTCCAAGTATGAGCAGTAGCGGGTACGGTTCTCAAGCTGTCTCTACAACAAACCTGACTTCGGACGATTCTATTTCTATCAAGTCTATCAGCGTGGACGAGACTCCAGATCACGAATATCGTAATCTTCTCGATAGCAAGAAACCCGAGAAAATGGACAGCTCGCTCGTGGAAGAAACGCCGGAGGAGTACTTGAGCGAAGTAAACGCGTTggataatttaaacatttcaCAAAGCACGGAAG AACATACTAGAAAAAATGTGGAAGAAATGGTAACGTATATAGATACTGACATCGATAGTCCGAACTCATCTACAAAGAGTGAAAGCGAGGGTAACATACTACACATCGATTCTCAAAGAAAAAGTATACACGAGCAGATTCTGCGTGACAGAAAAAATGAAATGGAAATCAGTCAGACGTCCAATTCGGGAGACGATAGTCCCATGGAAGGGACTTCGGTCATACATACCAAACTGCCACCTGGCAAg gtCGTGCGAAGAAGGAAAACTTCAAACGGTACAGGAAGGCCTACCAGTTCGCAGCATAGAGCTTCGTTTCCTATGGTCCGTCCACAACTTTCTGAGAGTAAGGCTGCAGTACATTTGGAGCAAACGTTACAACCTAATATGCAATATGAAAATGGCGACAACAGCTCTTCGGAAAGAATCGACG ggGATGACGATAAAAGTTCAGCATTTGGTTCAAAGCATGATTTAACTCGAGTTGAAGCTCCTCTACCAGATTGGATCGTTGTTGGTGAATCAGTTTTGGTTCGTCCTTATAGCTATTCCGGAGTTATAGCATACGTTGGTCCCACAGAATTTGCATCGGGAACCTGGATAGGAGTTGAACTTGATGCTCCGACTG GCAAAAACGATGGTGCTGTCAATGGCCATAGGTATTTCACATGTCGATCCAAATGTGGTATATTCGTTAAAATGGATAAACTAATTCAAGACAGACGAGGAAGAGCACTTAGAAGCTATACCAAGCAAGAACCTACACCAACACCATCCACATCAATGCGCAGGAGCGTTAGTAAAG GCGAAGGATTACATTCCTTGCACCGAAGTCGCAGTCGAGGGGAAGGCCTCTCTACTACAGGTACACGTTCTTTTCCACGCGGCAAGTAA